In Methanomassiliicoccus luminyensis B10, a single genomic region encodes these proteins:
- a CDS encoding DedA family protein, with the protein MFIEGIITPIPSEAIVPFAGYLASTGQLSLIPVVLAATIGATCGSTVSYCLARWVGRPFVLRIGKYIGINENTIGKADRWFEKYGTRGALFGPMFPGIRSIIAYPAGLTKMNLKKYVPYFFMGSLVWNSTLTIVGYYLGDGWIEFWKSTANFDVIVLSVLAVGIIGFLAYRHYNKKSIAPEPKE; encoded by the coding sequence ATGTTCATCGAGGGGATCATCACACCCATACCCAGCGAGGCCATCGTGCCCTTCGCCGGCTATCTCGCCTCCACTGGACAACTGAGCCTCATCCCGGTTGTTCTGGCCGCGACCATCGGGGCGACCTGCGGCTCCACAGTGTCCTATTGCCTGGCAAGATGGGTGGGACGCCCGTTCGTCCTGCGCATTGGGAAGTATATCGGCATAAACGAGAACACCATCGGCAAGGCGGACCGATGGTTCGAAAAGTACGGGACCCGTGGGGCGCTCTTTGGTCCCATGTTTCCGGGGATACGATCGATCATAGCCTATCCTGCAGGACTGACCAAGATGAACCTGAAGAAGTATGTTCCGTACTTCTTCATGGGTAGCCTGGTGTGGAATTCCACCTTGACCATCGTGGGTTATTATCTGGGAGACGGATGGATAGAGTTCTGGAAAAGCACGGCAAATTTCGACGTTATAGTGCTCTCGGTCCTGGCGGTTGGCATCATAGGTTTCCTGGCGTATCGACACTATAACAAGAAGAGCATTGCTCCTGAACCCAAGGAGTGA
- a CDS encoding metal-dependent hydrolase family protein gives MESAMLADGSSGASVLFTNVSVFDGAHKRRVKNACVLVEGEMIKLVSDGRIDVEGAAVIDGGGRTLMPGLINAHYHSMFASITIAEGMSVPEGYVNIRAAKNAEKVLMNGFTTVRDMGGSSFGLKRAIDEGLIAGPRIYPSGPIIGQTSGHTDFRPYSAVPTSAAEPLPDYLNMYRSGHLALADGIPEVIKRARESLRMGATQIKLAAGGGVASDYDPIDVGEYTYEELKAAVDVAATWNTYVSVHVYTSRSIRTALRAGVRSIEHGQMMDEPTAKLIAEKGIWLSTQPFLDDEDAVPFPEGSENRKKQLEMSSGTHRVYGWARKYGIRTAFGTDVLFSPPLAERDGKMLAKLKRWYTPFEALKMATHDNAQLLKMCGPRDPYKKGDLGVVRAGAYADLLLVDGDPLEDLDLVADPGRNFRVIMKGGRVYKNTLS, from the coding sequence ATGGAATCAGCAATGCTGGCCGATGGATCGAGCGGAGCAAGTGTCCTATTCACCAATGTCAGCGTCTTCGACGGAGCGCACAAGAGGCGCGTAAAGAACGCCTGCGTTCTGGTCGAAGGCGAGATGATCAAGTTGGTGTCTGACGGCAGGATCGATGTGGAGGGGGCGGCGGTCATCGACGGGGGCGGGCGCACCCTCATGCCCGGCCTGATCAACGCCCACTATCATTCGATGTTCGCTAGCATCACCATCGCCGAGGGCATGAGCGTCCCGGAGGGATACGTGAACATCCGGGCGGCCAAGAACGCCGAGAAGGTCCTGATGAACGGCTTCACCACGGTGCGGGACATGGGAGGCAGCTCCTTCGGCCTGAAGCGCGCCATCGATGAGGGCCTCATCGCCGGGCCCAGGATCTACCCCTCCGGCCCCATCATCGGGCAGACCTCCGGTCACACCGACTTCCGGCCGTACTCGGCCGTTCCCACCAGCGCGGCCGAGCCGCTGCCGGATTATCTGAACATGTACCGGTCGGGCCATCTTGCCCTGGCCGACGGCATCCCTGAGGTCATCAAGCGCGCCCGGGAGTCGCTGCGCATGGGGGCCACGCAGATCAAGCTGGCGGCCGGAGGCGGGGTCGCCTCGGACTACGACCCCATCGACGTGGGGGAGTATACCTACGAGGAGCTGAAGGCCGCTGTGGACGTGGCGGCCACGTGGAATACCTATGTCTCGGTCCACGTGTACACCTCGCGCTCCATCCGGACGGCCCTCCGGGCGGGGGTCAGGAGCATCGAGCACGGGCAGATGATGGACGAACCCACCGCCAAGCTGATCGCCGAGAAAGGCATCTGGCTCTCCACCCAGCCCTTCCTGGACGACGAGGACGCCGTTCCTTTCCCGGAGGGGTCGGAGAACCGGAAGAAGCAGCTCGAGATGTCATCGGGGACCCACCGGGTGTACGGATGGGCCAGGAAGTACGGCATCAGGACGGCGTTCGGCACCGACGTGCTGTTCAGCCCCCCGCTCGCCGAGAGGGACGGAAAGATGCTGGCCAAGTTGAAAAGGTGGTACACGCCGTTCGAGGCGCTGAAGATGGCCACGCACGACAACGCGCAGCTGCTCAAGATGTGCGGGCCTCGCGACCCCTACAAGAAAGGGGACCTGGGGGTGGTGAGGGCGGGCGCCTACGCCGACCTTCTCCTGGTCGACGGCGATCCCTTGGAGGACCTCGATCTTGTCGCAGACCCCGGGAGGAACTTCCGCGTGATCATGAAGGGCGGAAGGGTCTACAAGAACACGCTCAGTTAG
- a CDS encoding ArsR/SmtB family transcription factor gives MAINHRQASVNGTMRMILWWLIAGSKGGVNRARIIMALHDRPFNAHQLSERVGLDYKTVRHHLKLLSENGIVESNAGERYGAMYFLSNNMEGSYDLFTDIWNKIKDKSDEGKGEE, from the coding sequence ATGGCTATAAATCATAGGCAGGCCAGTGTCAATGGAACTATGAGAATGATCCTATGGTGGTTGATCGCTGGTTCAAAGGGCGGAGTCAATCGCGCGAGGATTATCATGGCACTGCACGATCGGCCGTTCAACGCTCACCAGCTCAGCGAAAGAGTGGGGCTGGACTATAAGACCGTGCGACATCATTTGAAGTTACTTTCCGAAAATGGGATCGTCGAATCAAATGCGGGAGAGAGATATGGGGCCATGTACTTCTTGTCCAACAACATGGAAGGAAGCTATGATCTTTTCACAGACATCTGGAACAAGATCAAGGATAAGTCGGATGAGGGAAAAGGGGAGGAGTGA
- a CDS encoding winged helix-turn-helix transcriptional regulator, translating into MTASSVLTSKIESEIDLLQRHVRMLKAIMDNEPIGIIRLSELLGVPQHKVRYSLRILEQEGLIRPSSDGAVTTESLKPFMEHLKVILDEMERTVKELKTQLG; encoded by the coding sequence ATGACGGCCAGCAGCGTCCTCACCAGCAAGATCGAGAGCGAGATAGATCTCCTGCAGCGCCATGTCAGGATGCTCAAGGCCATCATGGACAACGAGCCCATCGGCATCATCCGCCTGTCCGAGCTTCTGGGGGTGCCCCAGCACAAAGTGCGCTATTCCCTGCGCATACTCGAGCAGGAAGGCCTGATCCGCCCGTCCTCCGACGGGGCGGTGACCACGGAGTCCCTCAAGCCGTTCATGGAGCATCTCAAGGTCATCCTCGACGAGATGGAGAGGACCGTGAAGGAGCTCAAGACACAGCTGGGCTAG
- a CDS encoding ArsR family transcriptional regulator, producing MNRIKVINEPSELVPMLRAVDTKVKREVLKEVTLEWRTAKEVEAKFGEEGADALKFFEKMKLVETRWQSTSGSFPEKAYHTYYTSFHINASWPVYEISDVLAAAMMPEDEFEKLEKQIFKEVGPEGRFAGDIAEKLGITSTMLRSLVKRSVRLDYRGHRIERLKE from the coding sequence ATGAACAGAATCAAGGTCATCAACGAGCCATCGGAACTTGTACCGATGTTGCGCGCCGTTGATACCAAGGTGAAACGCGAGGTCCTCAAGGAGGTAACGCTGGAATGGCGCACCGCCAAAGAGGTCGAGGCAAAGTTCGGCGAAGAGGGTGCCGATGCCTTGAAGTTTTTTGAGAAGATGAAGCTTGTTGAAACCAGATGGCAATCGACCAGCGGCTCTTTTCCGGAAAAGGCGTATCACACTTACTACACCTCTTTTCACATCAACGCATCCTGGCCCGTGTATGAGATCTCCGACGTCCTTGCTGCAGCCATGATGCCCGAGGACGAGTTCGAGAAGCTTGAGAAGCAGATCTTCAAGGAGGTCGGGCCGGAGGGGCGCTTTGCCGGGGACATCGCGGAGAAGCTTGGCATAACGTCCACCATGCTCCGCAGCCTGGTCAAGCGCTCGGTCCGCCTCGATTACCGTGGCCATAGGATTGAGAGGCTCAAGGAGTGA
- the pylC gene encoding 3-methylornithine--L-lysine ligase PylC — protein sequence MKLAIIGGALQGMEAAYLAKKAGIRTLLIDRWAGAPAFSLAEEHAVLDVVKNEDEAMKLIEDCDAVLPANEDPATLDHLVTMMRGTSVPLIYDPRACRITSSRLLSNKLMRSLGVPMPAPWPDCGFPVIVKPSDWSRSVGASRADNQRQLEKGIKTARLYGGGVVVQEFISGPSISLEVIGNGSEAVPLVGSQVLFDETYDRKMVISPPENVIFDEDLLRRACERMAVELELGGIMEVEAMVSRGVPRIIEIDARFPSQTPAAAYHSHGINMVHMLMELFTTGRLLRPDTRGGRVAICEHVLKQGEVLRSKGESALTQFKGMQVRPGLFGSDEMITNYRPGEHAWAGTVICTGSTIEEARGKRDACIQSIMDENSIGTFSDPVPEVRTA from the coding sequence ATGAAGCTGGCGATCATCGGCGGGGCGCTGCAGGGGATGGAGGCCGCGTACCTGGCCAAGAAGGCGGGCATCCGCACCCTGCTCATCGACCGGTGGGCCGGCGCACCAGCGTTCTCCCTCGCGGAAGAGCATGCCGTGCTCGACGTCGTGAAGAACGAGGATGAGGCCATGAAGCTGATCGAGGATTGCGACGCGGTCCTGCCGGCCAATGAGGACCCCGCCACCCTGGACCACCTGGTGACCATGATGCGCGGGACCAGCGTACCGCTGATCTACGACCCCCGCGCCTGCCGTATCACCAGCTCCAGGCTGCTGTCCAACAAGCTGATGCGCAGCCTCGGCGTGCCCATGCCGGCGCCCTGGCCAGACTGCGGGTTCCCGGTCATCGTCAAACCTTCCGACTGGTCGCGCAGCGTGGGGGCCTCGCGCGCAGACAACCAGCGCCAGCTGGAGAAGGGCATCAAGACCGCCCGCCTATACGGGGGCGGCGTGGTGGTCCAGGAGTTCATATCGGGGCCCTCCATCTCCCTGGAGGTCATCGGCAACGGCAGCGAGGCCGTCCCCCTCGTCGGCTCCCAGGTGCTGTTCGACGAGACCTACGACCGCAAGATGGTCATCTCCCCACCCGAGAACGTCATCTTTGACGAGGATCTGCTCCGGCGCGCCTGCGAGAGGATGGCTGTCGAGCTCGAGCTCGGGGGGATCATGGAGGTGGAGGCGATGGTGTCGAGGGGCGTCCCCCGGATCATCGAGATCGACGCCCGCTTCCCCAGCCAGACCCCCGCCGCGGCGTACCACTCCCACGGCATCAACATGGTGCACATGTTGATGGAGCTGTTCACCACCGGCCGGCTGCTGAGGCCCGACACCCGGGGAGGGAGGGTGGCCATCTGCGAGCATGTTCTCAAGCAGGGCGAGGTGCTCCGCTCCAAGGGGGAGAGCGCCCTGACCCAGTTCAAGGGGATGCAGGTGCGCCCCGGCCTGTTCGGTTCGGACGAGATGATCACCAACTACCGCCCCGGGGAGCACGCCTGGGCGGGCACCGTTATCTGCACCGGAAGCACCATCGAGGAGGCGCGCGGGAAGAGGGACGCCTGCATCCAGAGCATCATGGACGAGAACAGCATCGGCACGTTCTCCGACCCGGTGCCGGAGGTGCGGACCGCATGA
- a CDS encoding DUF2284 domain-containing protein, protein MSSHADLEKLCNVAKQNGASGAAVLAAHLVVLDHRVRLKCMVPMCPNYGRNLMCPPNVPALEEFSTVLKNYMHAILVQYPISVDDDFIQGIKDHTLEEVYQNDQYSPLMISNKKGFSEVMAELEKEALRMGYRFAAAFEGGPCRLCEECVGQGSGEPCRHPFRSRPSMEAMGIDVFQTAQNAGLPFEIPPKDRPVWTGLLLVD, encoded by the coding sequence ATGTCCTCTCACGCCGATCTCGAGAAGCTTTGCAACGTGGCCAAGCAAAACGGCGCCTCGGGCGCAGCGGTCCTGGCCGCTCACCTGGTGGTCCTGGACCACAGGGTGCGCCTTAAGTGCATGGTGCCCATGTGCCCCAACTACGGGCGCAACCTGATGTGCCCGCCCAACGTCCCCGCGCTGGAGGAGTTCTCCACGGTCCTGAAGAACTATATGCACGCCATCCTGGTTCAGTACCCCATATCCGTGGACGACGATTTCATCCAGGGCATAAAGGACCATACACTGGAGGAGGTCTACCAGAACGACCAGTACTCTCCGCTGATGATAAGCAATAAGAAGGGCTTCAGCGAGGTGATGGCCGAACTGGAGAAGGAGGCATTGAGAATGGGATACCGCTTCGCCGCCGCGTTCGAGGGAGGGCCGTGCCGCCTGTGCGAGGAGTGCGTGGGCCAGGGGTCCGGGGAGCCCTGCCGGCATCCGTTCCGCTCCCGGCCGTCCATGGAGGCCATGGGGATCGATGTGTTCCAGACCGCCCAGAACGCGGGCCTTCCGTTCGAGATCCCGCCCAAGGACCGTCCGGTATGGACGGGCCTGCTGCTGGTGGACTGA
- a CDS encoding tRNA (cytidine(56)-2'-O)-methyltransferase, whose product MPDIYILRLGHRPERDKRVTTHVALTARAFGAQGIFVSTKDEELERSVRSVVKRFGGDFAITTGVKWKDLLKNFEGTTVHLTMYGTHVDDALPKIKEAVTDKMLIVVGAEKVPPDVYQWSTFNVGIGNQPHSEVAALAVFLDRLKSGEGLRNDFHGKMTVVPCARGKKVVHDTE is encoded by the coding sequence ATGCCTGACATCTACATCCTGAGGCTGGGCCATCGCCCCGAGCGCGACAAAAGGGTCACCACGCACGTCGCGCTGACGGCGAGGGCGTTCGGCGCCCAGGGGATCTTCGTCTCCACCAAGGACGAGGAGCTGGAGAGGAGCGTCCGCTCGGTGGTGAAGCGGTTCGGTGGGGACTTCGCCATTACCACCGGGGTGAAATGGAAGGATCTCCTCAAGAACTTCGAGGGCACCACGGTGCACCTGACCATGTACGGGACGCACGTCGACGACGCCCTGCCCAAGATCAAAGAGGCCGTGACCGATAAGATGCTAATCGTGGTCGGCGCGGAGAAGGTCCCCCCGGACGTATATCAGTGGTCGACCTTCAACGTGGGCATAGGGAACCAGCCGCACTCCGAAGTGGCCGCGCTGGCCGTTTTCCTCGATCGCCTCAAGAGCGGGGAGGGGCTGCGCAACGACTTCCACGGCAAGATGACGGTGGTCCCTTGCGCCAGGGGGAAGAAGGTTGTCCACGATACCGAATGA
- a CDS encoding MFS transporter: protein MKERDKFFYGLSLAGGLAILSSTMSKNPVLGLFALSLGTDQAMLGLIAAASTIPGILVSLPAGSLSDRFGRRKVMYAAGTVFATAPFLYLIVSTPAELMAVRFYHGFATAIFGTVANAAIVDTFRDQKAAKVSFFSSVTIVGRGLAPFLGGAVLLLTNSNYRDVYWIVGIAGVSALLAIAFIYRGGRDGEKRDAVAGTPLRDQLRSIVRDRLVLVASSVEAMQYLAYGGFEFFIVIYADSVGIDLGWIVLITGAQLLTVIFAKPILGRMSDNKGRDRLISGGCAVGGLALLVMPLTQDPIVLIFLSVVFGLGFAAVTSSTAALVSDLCTGSGSGSAMGFLSTVMDVGQASGPIIVGGVAATALGYLGGFGAMGVGLLSASAIFALAFMRPGTETRTSSARR, encoded by the coding sequence TTGAAGGAGCGGGACAAGTTCTTCTACGGTCTGAGCCTGGCTGGCGGCCTGGCCATACTCAGCTCGACCATGTCCAAGAACCCTGTGCTGGGACTGTTCGCCCTCAGCCTGGGGACGGACCAGGCCATGCTCGGCCTCATTGCCGCCGCTTCCACCATCCCTGGGATACTGGTCTCCCTCCCCGCGGGCTCGCTCTCGGACCGCTTCGGACGAAGGAAGGTAATGTACGCCGCGGGCACGGTGTTTGCCACTGCCCCGTTCCTTTACCTGATAGTGAGCACGCCGGCCGAGCTCATGGCAGTGCGTTTCTATCACGGCTTCGCCACCGCCATCTTCGGGACCGTGGCCAACGCGGCCATCGTCGACACGTTCCGCGATCAGAAGGCTGCGAAAGTCTCTTTCTTCTCGTCCGTGACCATTGTGGGGAGGGGGCTCGCGCCATTCCTGGGCGGAGCGGTCCTCCTGCTGACCAACAGCAACTATCGCGACGTCTATTGGATTGTCGGCATCGCTGGCGTATCGGCACTTCTGGCCATCGCCTTCATCTACCGCGGCGGGAGGGACGGTGAGAAGCGGGATGCCGTCGCTGGCACACCCTTGCGTGACCAGCTCCGATCCATAGTGAGGGACAGGCTGGTGCTGGTAGCCTCGTCCGTGGAGGCGATGCAATACCTCGCTTATGGCGGGTTCGAGTTCTTCATAGTGATCTACGCAGACTCGGTGGGCATCGACCTTGGCTGGATCGTCCTCATCACTGGCGCCCAGCTCCTCACGGTGATATTCGCGAAGCCGATCCTGGGCAGGATGTCAGACAACAAGGGGCGGGACCGATTGATCAGCGGCGGATGCGCGGTGGGAGGACTGGCCCTACTGGTCATGCCCCTTACGCAGGACCCCATCGTGCTGATCTTTCTGTCGGTGGTGTTCGGCCTGGGGTTCGCCGCCGTGACCTCGTCCACCGCTGCTCTGGTGTCTGACCTCTGCACCGGCTCCGGCTCAGGGTCGGCGATGGGCTTCCTGAGCACCGTGATGGATGTCGGACAGGCCTCCGGCCCCATCATCGTCGGCGGGGTGGCCGCCACCGCTCTGGGGTACCTGGGAGGGTTCGGGGCGATGGGCGTGGGCCTGCTGTCGGCATCGGCAATATTTGCTCTCGCATTCATGCGGCCTGGCACTGAGACCAGAACGTCTTCGGCCCGTCGGTGA
- a CDS encoding ammonium transporter codes for MNGQRKIMAAVLAGVIVMVALTFASSPVAALSDEDIALGIDGGDTTWIIVAMVLVFIMVPGVGFFYGGMLRKESVLSMLGQCLAVTALVTVFWVVIGYTLAFGSGGAIVGSLDHFFLKDVGAAPYGYGTEAAGTIPQSLFMLFQMMFCIVTTCLLTGGIAERMKLRALAIFLAIWSVLVYAPVAHWVWGGGWIMTELGALDFAGGTVVHIASGVSVLAAALVIGKRISVAKGHEEVPHNVPMAVLGAALLWFGWFGFNGGSALGTGSFAANALVNTQIAAAVATGVWGLISWLHLGRPSVMGLITGAIAGLVGITPAAGFVDASGAIAIGIGAAFVCYGGLILRRKLKLDDAVDVWGVHGLGGTFGAIATGFLASTAAGSPVEGLLYGGTVDVVVNQILAVAAVWAFVFVVTFAILKIMSLVGEIRMTKDEERIGADIVQHGERAYN; via the coding sequence ATGAACGGACAAAGGAAAATCATGGCGGCCGTACTGGCGGGCGTAATAGTGATGGTCGCGCTGACCTTCGCCTCCAGCCCGGTCGCGGCGTTAAGCGATGAGGACATTGCTCTAGGCATCGATGGCGGCGACACCACATGGATCATCGTGGCGATGGTCCTCGTGTTCATCATGGTCCCGGGCGTCGGGTTCTTCTATGGTGGCATGCTCCGCAAGGAGAGCGTGCTCTCCATGCTCGGGCAGTGCCTTGCTGTGACCGCGCTCGTGACAGTATTCTGGGTGGTCATCGGGTACACTCTGGCGTTCGGCTCCGGCGGCGCCATCGTCGGCAGCCTGGACCACTTCTTCCTAAAAGACGTCGGGGCCGCGCCATACGGCTATGGCACGGAAGCGGCCGGCACCATCCCCCAGTCACTGTTCATGCTGTTCCAGATGATGTTCTGCATCGTCACCACCTGCCTTCTGACCGGCGGCATCGCCGAGCGCATGAAGCTCAGGGCCCTGGCCATATTCCTGGCCATCTGGAGCGTCCTGGTCTACGCCCCTGTGGCCCACTGGGTGTGGGGCGGCGGCTGGATCATGACCGAGCTCGGCGCCCTTGACTTCGCCGGCGGCACCGTCGTGCACATCGCGTCAGGCGTTAGCGTTCTCGCCGCGGCCCTGGTCATCGGCAAGAGGATCTCCGTGGCCAAAGGGCACGAGGAGGTCCCCCACAACGTTCCCATGGCGGTCCTGGGCGCAGCCCTGCTGTGGTTCGGGTGGTTCGGCTTCAACGGCGGCAGCGCTCTCGGCACCGGCTCGTTCGCTGCCAACGCTCTCGTCAACACCCAGATCGCCGCGGCCGTTGCCACCGGGGTTTGGGGCCTGATCTCCTGGCTGCACCTGGGCAGGCCCAGCGTCATGGGCCTGATCACCGGCGCCATCGCCGGTCTGGTGGGCATCACTCCCGCTGCCGGCTTCGTTGACGCCTCCGGCGCCATCGCCATCGGCATAGGCGCCGCCTTCGTGTGCTACGGCGGCCTCATACTCCGCAGGAAGCTGAAGCTTGACGATGCGGTCGACGTGTGGGGCGTTCACGGCCTCGGCGGTACCTTCGGCGCCATCGCCACAGGCTTCCTGGCCTCCACTGCGGCAGGCTCTCCAGTAGAGGGCCTGCTCTACGGCGGCACGGTCGACGTGGTGGTCAACCAAATCCTGGCGGTGGCCGCGGTGTGGGCGTTCGTGTTCGTGGTCACCTTCGCGATCCTGAAGATCATGAGCTTAGTGGGCGAGATCAGGATGACCAAGGACGAGGAGCGCATCGGTGCTGACATCGTGCAGCACGGCGAACGCGCGTACAACTGA
- a CDS encoding methyltransferase cognate corrinoid protein yields the protein MTDKQAILADLKRSVETWNKDLAASSAQAALDAGMPPSEAIDQGLGKGMETISALFDEAKIYLPQVLAASTAMEAALKTLGPAMSGGAASAKGTVVLGTVQGDIHEIGKNVVAAMLRGAGYNVIDLGRDVPVDKFVETAEKEKAKVIGASALMTTTMVGQKEIQDLVKEGDLDVRTVFGGAVCSAEWVASFGGDAYCSSAAEASATVASLTKE from the coding sequence ATGACAGATAAACAAGCTATATTGGCAGACCTAAAAAGATCGGTAGAGACATGGAACAAGGACCTGGCCGCCAGCTCGGCGCAGGCGGCCCTGGATGCAGGAATGCCTCCGTCGGAGGCCATCGACCAAGGCCTGGGAAAGGGAATGGAGACCATCAGTGCGCTGTTCGACGAGGCCAAGATCTACCTGCCCCAGGTGCTGGCGGCGTCCACCGCTATGGAGGCTGCGTTGAAGACGCTGGGGCCGGCCATGTCCGGCGGCGCAGCCTCGGCCAAGGGAACGGTCGTGCTGGGGACCGTGCAGGGCGACATTCACGAGATCGGCAAGAACGTGGTCGCGGCGATGCTCCGCGGCGCGGGCTACAACGTCATCGACCTGGGAAGGGACGTACCGGTGGACAAGTTCGTGGAGACCGCGGAGAAGGAGAAGGCCAAGGTCATCGGCGCGTCGGCGCTGATGACCACCACCATGGTCGGGCAGAAGGAGATCCAAGATCTGGTGAAGGAGGGGGACCTGGACGTGAGGACCGTCTTCGGCGGAGCAGTGTGCAGCGCCGAGTGGGTCGCCAGCTTCGGCGGCGATGCCTATTGCTCCAGTGCCGCGGAGGCCTCGGCGACCGTCGCCTCTCTGACAAAGGAGTGA
- a CDS encoding P-II family nitrogen regulator, giving the protein MMKIDAIIRPEKTNQVKAALEEIDVIGITVHDVHGRGEQKGLEFINRAGKYRVDLLPKTLLTVVVPDPDVDKVIDTIVTAARTGEMGDGKIFVSPVERCVRIRTGEVDEKAV; this is encoded by the coding sequence ATGATGAAGATCGATGCGATAATAAGGCCTGAGAAGACCAACCAAGTGAAGGCTGCGCTGGAAGAGATCGATGTGATCGGCATAACCGTCCACGACGTGCACGGCCGGGGGGAGCAGAAGGGGCTTGAGTTCATCAACCGCGCGGGCAAGTACCGCGTGGACCTCCTTCCCAAGACCCTCCTGACCGTGGTGGTCCCCGACCCTGATGTGGACAAGGTCATCGATACCATCGTGACCGCCGCCCGAACGGGCGAGATGGGGGACGGGAAGATCTTCGTCTCCCCGGTGGAGAGGTGCGTCAGGATACGCACCGGGGAGGTGGACGAGAAGGCGGTCTGA
- a CDS encoding tryptophan-rich sensory protein, with product MSRPEVGTRKSLVLITLRSRWITGQKCVAIRKIGRLNLCNILAWTLMITVNGLAGNTAILGGKTTGEISNANPTLITPAGYAFAIWGVIYILLGVFVVYQALPHVRDRPFQKNIGWLFMLSSASNILWLFAWQYEYLVVSVVIMFVLLAVLITIYVRLNVGRAKLGWGERLMVHLPFSVYLGWITVAAIVNVAATLVSIGWDGFGIEPELWAVLMILVATTIAILVAVTRRDVAYELVIIWALVGIGVNQSSNQVVAFMISISIAAVVAALIVSIFLNGSEIRRAVG from the coding sequence ATGAGTAGGCCAGAAGTTGGAACCCGCAAAAGTCTGGTTTTAATAACGTTGAGGTCCAGATGGATTACGGGGCAGAAGTGTGTGGCGATAAGAAAGATCGGCCGGTTGAACCTGTGCAATATTCTGGCCTGGACCCTGATGATAACCGTGAACGGGCTGGCGGGAAACACTGCCATACTGGGCGGAAAGACGACTGGGGAAATATCTAACGCGAACCCCACACTGATCACCCCCGCGGGATATGCGTTCGCGATCTGGGGTGTTATCTACATCCTCCTTGGGGTGTTTGTTGTATATCAGGCCTTGCCGCACGTTCGTGACAGACCGTTCCAAAAAAATATTGGGTGGCTGTTCATGCTGAGCAGTGCATCGAACATATTGTGGCTTTTCGCTTGGCAATACGAATATCTCGTTGTTTCCGTTGTCATCATGTTCGTCCTCCTGGCCGTCCTCATCACGATCTATGTCCGTCTGAATGTCGGGAGAGCGAAACTAGGATGGGGAGAGCGATTGATGGTCCATCTTCCCTTCAGCGTCTATCTTGGGTGGATAACCGTTGCCGCTATCGTCAATGTGGCAGCGACATTGGTTTCGATCGGATGGGACGGTTTCGGTATCGAGCCGGAGCTCTGGGCGGTCCTGATGATCCTGGTCGCAACGACGATAGCGATCCTCGTTGCGGTCACCAGACGAGATGTCGCTTACGAGCTGGTCATCATTTGGGCGCTCGTGGGCATCGGCGTCAATCAAAGTTCGAACCAGGTCGTGGCATTCATGATCTCGATATCCATAGCTGCAGTGGTGGCCGCTTTAATCGTCAGCATCTTTCTCAATGGGTCAGAAATCAGGAGGGCCGTTGGATAG
- the msrA gene encoding peptide-methionine (S)-S-oxide reductase MsrA, translated as MTEGTQRATFGAGCFWCVELTFSKIKGVLSTQVGYMGRTTDRPTYQDVCTDRTGHAEVVELEFDPSVVTYSQLVDAFWSMHDPTTLNRQGPDVGTQYRSVIFYHTPEQRGEAEASKKKAEASGMFNAPIVTEIAPAGTFWKAEEYHQKYLEKRGRAACRI; from the coding sequence ATGACCGAAGGGACGCAGAGAGCGACGTTCGGCGCAGGATGCTTCTGGTGCGTCGAGCTGACGTTCAGCAAGATCAAGGGAGTGCTGTCGACGCAAGTGGGGTATATGGGCAGGACCACGGACCGTCCGACCTACCAGGACGTGTGCACCGACCGCACCGGCCACGCTGAGGTGGTGGAGCTGGAGTTCGATCCGTCCGTCGTCACCTACTCGCAGCTGGTCGACGCGTTCTGGTCGATGCACGACCCCACCACCCTGAACCGGCAGGGACCGGACGTGGGCACGCAGTACCGCTCCGTGATCTTCTACCACACCCCGGAGCAGAGGGGGGAGGCCGAGGCGTCGAAGAAGAAGGCGGAGGCGTCCGGGATGTTCAACGCCCCCATCGTCACCGAGATAGCGCCGGCGGGCACGTTCTGGAAGGCCGAGGAGTATCACCAGAAATACCTGGAGAAGCGCGGCAGGGCCGCCTGCCGCATCTGA